A single Anopheles maculipalpis chromosome 3RL, idAnoMacuDA_375_x, whole genome shotgun sequence DNA region contains:
- the LOC126564633 gene encoding ankyrin repeat domain-containing protein 13C isoform X2: protein MLLVEVGRIRKGNNGRTEVGEIMTELFPLHECVFNGDTRKLSLLLRTHEIAEKDKHGNTPLHLAVMLGKKECIFLLLAHGAPVKVKNSQGWSPLAEAISYGDRQIITSLLRKLKQQAREQMEQRRPNLVKALKQMGDFYMELKWDFHSWVPLISRILPSDVCKIHKSGCSIRLDTTLVDFSDMRWERGDISFIFKGENPPKDSLTALDNECRCYQHVRHEETEMEIEDEVDILMSSDILAAQMSTKGISFTKAQSGWIFREDRRETVAGQYDSDLYTINGLTLEQRKRREHLSRDDLQKNKALMESLTKGGQSQQGGIDQNGEIYRRESLQPPPNCEVTWGEYISAEPGQYPNLGRELVYKESSKNFKATVAMSKDFPLSVDMLLNVLEVIAPFKHFSKLREFVTLKLPSGFPVKIDIPILPTVSAKITFQKFEFRDNISPDLFVIPEDYKEDTMRFPDL from the exons ATGTTGCTCGTGGAGGTAGGTCGCATTCGGAAGGGAAACAACGGAAGAA CGGAAGTCGGCGAAATAATGACGGAATTGTTTCCGCTGCATGAGTGCGTCTTTAACGGTGATACCCGAAAGCTGTCGCTGTTGCTGCGGACACACGAAATCGCCGAAAAGGACAAACATG GAAACACTCCACTCCATTTGGCTGTTATGCTAGGAAAGAAAG AATGTATTTTCCTATTGCTTGCACACGGCGCACCggttaaagtaaaaaattcACAAGGATGGTCTCCTTTAGCGGAAGCGATCTCATACGGAGATCGACAAATAA tcacTTCACTGTTGCGAAAACTGAAGCAACAGGCCCGCGAACAGATGGAACAGCGGCGCCCAAACCTGGTGAAAGCTCTGAAGCAGATGGGCGACTTCTACATGGAGCTTAAGTGGGATTTTCATTCCTGGGTACCACTTATCTCGCGCATACTTCCCTCTGATGTTTGTAAAATTCATAAATCCGGCTGCTCGATACGGCTCGACACGACGTTGGTCGACTTTTCCGACATGCGCTGGGAACGGGGTGacatttcgttcattttcaaGGGTGAAAATCCACCGAAGGATTCGCTGACGGCGCTGGACAACGAGTGCCGTTGCTACCAGCACGTTCGACACGAGGAGACGGAGATGGAAATCGAGGACGAGGTCGACATCCTGATGTCGAGCGACATTCTTGCAGCACAGATGTCAACCAAGGGTATTAGTTTTACGAAAGCACAATCGGGATGGATCTTTCGCGAAGATCGGCGAGAAACAGTGGCCGGACAGTACGATAGCGATCTCTACACGATAAACGGCTTGACTCTGGAGCAGCGCAAACGCCGCGAGCATCTGTCGCGAGATGATCTgcagaaaaataaagctcTGATGGAATCGCTTACGAAGGGTGGTCAGAGTCAGCAGGGCGGTATTGATCAGAACGGCGAGATTTATCGAAGAGAGTCGCTACAGCCACCGCCCAACTGTGAGGTTACCTGGGGAGAGTACATTTCGGCTGAGCCGGGCCAGTATCCCAACTTGGGCCGTGAACTAGTGTATAAGgaatcaagcaaaaattttaaagcaaCAGTAGCTATG AGCAAAGACTTTCCGTTGAGCGTAGACATGCTGTTGAACGTGTTGGAAGTAATAGCACCGTTCAAGCATTTCAGCAAGTTACGTGAATTCGTGACACTGAAACTACCCAGCGGCTTTCCGGTGAAGATCGACATCCCCATCCTACCGACGGTGTCGGCCAAAATTACGTTTCAAAAGTTCGAATTTCGGGACAATATTTCGCCCGATCTGTTCGTCATTCCGGAGGACTACAAAGAGGACACGATGAG ATTTCCTGATTTATGA
- the LOC126564633 gene encoding ankyrin repeat domain-containing protein 13C isoform X1 has translation MLLVEVGRIRKGNNGRTEVGEIMTELFPLHECVFNGDTRKLSLLLRTHEIAEKDKHGNTPLHLAVMLGKKECIFLLLAHGAPVKVKNSQGWSPLAEAISYGDRQIITSLLRKLKQQAREQMEQRRPNLVKALKQMGDFYMELKWDFHSWVPLISRILPSDVCKIHKSGCSIRLDTTLVDFSDMRWERGDISFIFKGENPPKDSLTALDNECRCYQHVRHEETEMEIEDEVDILMSSDILAAQMSTKGISFTKAQSGWIFREDRRETVAGQYDSDLYTINGLTLEQRKRREHLSRDDLQKNKALMESLTKGGQSQQGGIDQNGEIYRRESLQPPPNCEVTWGEYISAEPGQYPNLGRELVYKESSKNFKATVAMSKDFPLSVDMLLNVLEVIAPFKHFSKLREFVTLKLPSGFPVKIDIPILPTVSAKITFQKFEFRDNISPDLFVIPEDYKEDTMRFLIYFIDFLIYDLSISTD, from the exons ATGTTGCTCGTGGAGGTAGGTCGCATTCGGAAGGGAAACAACGGAAGAA CGGAAGTCGGCGAAATAATGACGGAATTGTTTCCGCTGCATGAGTGCGTCTTTAACGGTGATACCCGAAAGCTGTCGCTGTTGCTGCGGACACACGAAATCGCCGAAAAGGACAAACATG GAAACACTCCACTCCATTTGGCTGTTATGCTAGGAAAGAAAG AATGTATTTTCCTATTGCTTGCACACGGCGCACCggttaaagtaaaaaattcACAAGGATGGTCTCCTTTAGCGGAAGCGATCTCATACGGAGATCGACAAATAA tcacTTCACTGTTGCGAAAACTGAAGCAACAGGCCCGCGAACAGATGGAACAGCGGCGCCCAAACCTGGTGAAAGCTCTGAAGCAGATGGGCGACTTCTACATGGAGCTTAAGTGGGATTTTCATTCCTGGGTACCACTTATCTCGCGCATACTTCCCTCTGATGTTTGTAAAATTCATAAATCCGGCTGCTCGATACGGCTCGACACGACGTTGGTCGACTTTTCCGACATGCGCTGGGAACGGGGTGacatttcgttcattttcaaGGGTGAAAATCCACCGAAGGATTCGCTGACGGCGCTGGACAACGAGTGCCGTTGCTACCAGCACGTTCGACACGAGGAGACGGAGATGGAAATCGAGGACGAGGTCGACATCCTGATGTCGAGCGACATTCTTGCAGCACAGATGTCAACCAAGGGTATTAGTTTTACGAAAGCACAATCGGGATGGATCTTTCGCGAAGATCGGCGAGAAACAGTGGCCGGACAGTACGATAGCGATCTCTACACGATAAACGGCTTGACTCTGGAGCAGCGCAAACGCCGCGAGCATCTGTCGCGAGATGATCTgcagaaaaataaagctcTGATGGAATCGCTTACGAAGGGTGGTCAGAGTCAGCAGGGCGGTATTGATCAGAACGGCGAGATTTATCGAAGAGAGTCGCTACAGCCACCGCCCAACTGTGAGGTTACCTGGGGAGAGTACATTTCGGCTGAGCCGGGCCAGTATCCCAACTTGGGCCGTGAACTAGTGTATAAGgaatcaagcaaaaattttaaagcaaCAGTAGCTATG AGCAAAGACTTTCCGTTGAGCGTAGACATGCTGTTGAACGTGTTGGAAGTAATAGCACCGTTCAAGCATTTCAGCAAGTTACGTGAATTCGTGACACTGAAACTACCCAGCGGCTTTCCGGTGAAGATCGACATCCCCATCCTACCGACGGTGTCGGCCAAAATTACGTTTCAAAAGTTCGAATTTCGGGACAATATTTCGCCCGATCTGTTCGTCATTCCGGAGGACTACAAAGAGGACACGATGAG GTTTCTCATTTACTTCATAGATTTCCTGATTTATGACCTTTCGATATCGACCGACTAA
- the LOC126564633 gene encoding ankyrin repeat domain-containing protein 13C isoform X3 — protein MTELFPLHECVFNGDTRKLSLLLRTHEIAEKDKHGNTPLHLAVMLGKKECIFLLLAHGAPVKVKNSQGWSPLAEAISYGDRQIITSLLRKLKQQAREQMEQRRPNLVKALKQMGDFYMELKWDFHSWVPLISRILPSDVCKIHKSGCSIRLDTTLVDFSDMRWERGDISFIFKGENPPKDSLTALDNECRCYQHVRHEETEMEIEDEVDILMSSDILAAQMSTKGISFTKAQSGWIFREDRRETVAGQYDSDLYTINGLTLEQRKRREHLSRDDLQKNKALMESLTKGGQSQQGGIDQNGEIYRRESLQPPPNCEVTWGEYISAEPGQYPNLGRELVYKESSKNFKATVAMSKDFPLSVDMLLNVLEVIAPFKHFSKLREFVTLKLPSGFPVKIDIPILPTVSAKITFQKFEFRDNISPDLFVIPEDYKEDTMRFLIYFIDFLIYDLSISTD, from the exons ATGACGGAATTGTTTCCGCTGCATGAGTGCGTCTTTAACGGTGATACCCGAAAGCTGTCGCTGTTGCTGCGGACACACGAAATCGCCGAAAAGGACAAACATG GAAACACTCCACTCCATTTGGCTGTTATGCTAGGAAAGAAAG AATGTATTTTCCTATTGCTTGCACACGGCGCACCggttaaagtaaaaaattcACAAGGATGGTCTCCTTTAGCGGAAGCGATCTCATACGGAGATCGACAAATAA tcacTTCACTGTTGCGAAAACTGAAGCAACAGGCCCGCGAACAGATGGAACAGCGGCGCCCAAACCTGGTGAAAGCTCTGAAGCAGATGGGCGACTTCTACATGGAGCTTAAGTGGGATTTTCATTCCTGGGTACCACTTATCTCGCGCATACTTCCCTCTGATGTTTGTAAAATTCATAAATCCGGCTGCTCGATACGGCTCGACACGACGTTGGTCGACTTTTCCGACATGCGCTGGGAACGGGGTGacatttcgttcattttcaaGGGTGAAAATCCACCGAAGGATTCGCTGACGGCGCTGGACAACGAGTGCCGTTGCTACCAGCACGTTCGACACGAGGAGACGGAGATGGAAATCGAGGACGAGGTCGACATCCTGATGTCGAGCGACATTCTTGCAGCACAGATGTCAACCAAGGGTATTAGTTTTACGAAAGCACAATCGGGATGGATCTTTCGCGAAGATCGGCGAGAAACAGTGGCCGGACAGTACGATAGCGATCTCTACACGATAAACGGCTTGACTCTGGAGCAGCGCAAACGCCGCGAGCATCTGTCGCGAGATGATCTgcagaaaaataaagctcTGATGGAATCGCTTACGAAGGGTGGTCAGAGTCAGCAGGGCGGTATTGATCAGAACGGCGAGATTTATCGAAGAGAGTCGCTACAGCCACCGCCCAACTGTGAGGTTACCTGGGGAGAGTACATTTCGGCTGAGCCGGGCCAGTATCCCAACTTGGGCCGTGAACTAGTGTATAAGgaatcaagcaaaaattttaaagcaaCAGTAGCTATG AGCAAAGACTTTCCGTTGAGCGTAGACATGCTGTTGAACGTGTTGGAAGTAATAGCACCGTTCAAGCATTTCAGCAAGTTACGTGAATTCGTGACACTGAAACTACCCAGCGGCTTTCCGGTGAAGATCGACATCCCCATCCTACCGACGGTGTCGGCCAAAATTACGTTTCAAAAGTTCGAATTTCGGGACAATATTTCGCCCGATCTGTTCGTCATTCCGGAGGACTACAAAGAGGACACGATGAG GTTTCTCATTTACTTCATAGATTTCCTGATTTATGACCTTTCGATATCGACCGACTAA